A portion of the Salminus brasiliensis chromosome 9, fSalBra1.hap2, whole genome shotgun sequence genome contains these proteins:
- the LOC140562212 gene encoding macrophage mannose receptor 1-like, whose translation MVSCFSQFHVVEVKKTWTEAQKYCREKFTDLATIENQDEMDAVKAALNGTTGNFWIGLRQDFHVVKEGKNWTEAQKYCRENFTDLATIENQEEMDAVNATLNGTAGHFWIGLKQKVNIIPLILIKEKKIWWEALRYCREKHVDLVSVHTEEIQHWVEFVTKNASTDNVWMGLRHTCAQGFWFWVSGSTICYQNWAPGNGTGVEDCSGGERSGAVQSGMEDCSGGERSGAVQSGSKQWVSLPETQTLNFICSDSYGGSKPRLLQMALHKDD comes from the exons ATGGTCTCCTGCTTTTCTCAG TTTCATGTGGTGGAAGTAAAAAAGACCTGGACTGAAGCTCAGAAATACTGCAGAGAGAAGTTCACTGATCTGGCCACCATTGAGAACCAGGACGAAATGGACGCTGTAAAAGCTGCTCTCAATGGGACAACAGGCAATTTCTGGATAGGACTGAGACAAGAT TTTCATGTTGTAAAAGAAggaaagaactggactgaagCTCAGAAATACTGCAGAGAGAATTTCACTGATCTGGCCACCATCGAGAACCAGGAGGAAATGGATGCTGTAAATGCTACTCTCAACGGGACAGCAGGACATTTCTGGATAGGACTGAAACAGAAAGTCAACATT ATCCCACTCATCCTGATTAAAGAGAAGAAGATATGGTGGGAAGCTCTGAGATACTGcagagagaagcatgtggacctgGTCTCTGTTCACACTGAGGAAATCCAGCACTGGGTGGAGTTTGTTACTAAAAATGCCTCCACTGATAATGTGTGGATGGGCCTGCGTCACACCTGTGCTCAGGGGTTCTGGTTCTGGGTCAGCGGATCAACAATCTGCTACCAGAACTGGGCTCCAGGGAACGGGACTGGAGTGGAAGACTGCAGTGGAGGAGAAAGATCAGGAGCGGTTCAGTCTGGAA TGGAAGACTGCAGTGGAGGAGAAAGATCAGGAGCAGTGCAGTCTGGAAGTAAGCAGTGGGTCAGTCTGCCAGAGACCCAGACCCTCAACTTCATCTGCAGTGACTCTTACG